The Malus sylvestris chromosome 14, drMalSylv7.2, whole genome shotgun sequence genome segment AGGTGAACTTACTaaccaaagaagaagaaattggtCTTCTAAGAGGGGTCCAAAATGAATTACAAGCTGAGGTTTCCAACCTTCAGAAGGAAAAAATAGAGTTAGAGGAACAGATGGAAGTTGTATTAAGGGAAGGCGATATCAGCTCTAAGTGTTTGAATGATTTGCGGAATGAATTAATGGTGCTTAGCAGAAGTGTGAATTCCCATGTTTCCACACATAAGGTACTTGAAAGGAAATCTTCGGAGCTAGAAGCTGATAAATGTGAACTGGACCTTCATCTATCAGAGTTTCAACAAGAAAACATACAGTTGTCAGCACATATTTCTGCACTTGAAGCTCAACAAAGATGCTTGACGGATGAAAAAGAGGCCAATCAGTTAGAATTAGACAATTCCCAATCTTATTCTCTGAGTCTCCAAGATGAGATTAGTAGATTAAACATTGAGATGATATCTGATAAAGTTGAACTGAAACAGAAATTAAAGGACTTAGAGAGGCAGTGGTCAGAAGCTCGAGAAGAATGTGAATTTCTGAAAGGGGCAAACCCGAAGCTACAAGGTACTGCTGAGAGCCTCATTGAGGAGTGCAATTCTATTCAGAATTCAAATGATGAGTTGAGGAAGCAAAAGCTGGAGTTGCATCAGCTCTGTTCCCTCCTGGAGGCAAAGTTGAATCAATCGCAGGAGAGCTTTACAAATTGCTCCAAAAGAGTTGAAGTGCTGGAAAAAGATCTTTCTTTAATGCTGGAAAATGTCACCTCAAAAGAGGAGAGCCTGAATTCAGAATTAGATGCACTTCTTGATGAAAACATGAAATATAAGGAGAAACTTACATTGGAAGAAAGTTTGTTCAACAAGATGTATTTGGAGAAGACGATTGAAGTTGAGAGCCTTCAGGAAGAGGTAGAACGACTTACCAAGCAATTTGCTGCTactcatgaagaaagagaaggacCAGCTTCAGATGCTGTCCAGGAAGCATCCAGACTACGAACTGAGAAGGAAATGCTTCAATCTACTCTCCTAGAGTTTCAATCTAAAGCGATACAGATGGAGGATGAATTGAATATTATGAGAACAGAATCTGAAGCGAAGTTACAAGGCCTATTCGCTGAGCTTGCTGATAAACAAAATCAGGAGTCAACAACAGCTGACCATGAAAAGCTATTGAAGTTGTTGGAGAATTACAAATCAAGTGAAGCAAAACCGAAGACCAATGTGAATGATCTTGAACCAAAGCTTACAGTTTCTGATTATGAACGTCAACAGGTGGTGGAAGAATCCACCAATATGAAGGTTGAATTTGAGAAACTAACTCGTTGTCAGGAGGAAGTTTTGGCTTTCAAGAATGAGCTGGATGCAACCAAGTtcgagaaagaaaaattggaagcgTTATTGGATTCAATATCTGAGGAATGTGAAGATCTGAAGGCAGAGAAGAGTTCATTCCATGAGAAGATATCAACATTGGAGAAGGCCTTATTTGACTTGGAGGATTGCCAACGTAATAAAGTTCTTTTGGAGGAAAAATTTCTGCAGATGGAAGGTGATCTAACTGCAAAAGAGGCTTTGTGTGCACAGTATGCCGAGCTGAAGAATGAGCTCAACCAGATCAGGAGAGTCAACGAGCAGTATCAGCTGGAAATACAGCTACTTGAGGATGAGAGAAGTGAGTTCCTAAGAAAGTCTCAAGCCCTTGAACAAGAATTGAAAGTGAcaagggaagaaaaaaagaaacacaGGGATTGTAGCAGTCCAATTTCCAGCTCATCAAAGGGCGGCACCAGAGTTATTCCTGTTGGTGAAGATATGAAGGTCCCAAAAGTAAGTATCATTTTTTCGTTATATGCTTATTAACAGTTGGTGTCAAGACTGTAAAGGTACTACTTTCTGATATTCTTTGATTTTTCTCTAAACAGAATGAAATGGTGAGGAACAGCATTCACCGTCGTGATTTTAGAAGGAAGCCAATTTTGAAGAATGGTCAGGTGCTTGGAAATGCAACAGATCAGAATTATCCGTATAGAAACCAGCATCAAAGAGAGGTTAGACATTTTATATCTTGCTTCTACAGCTGATCTTGCAATGCCAAAATATGTTCTCATTTTCTTTATGTTGACTTAGTACAACAAGACATACGCATAATAACAGTGTATATGAATATATGTTTTTAGTTTCATGTAACTTTACAAATCGTCTACTTTGTTTTCATCCTTTTACTCTCTGCCATTACAGGATGATAACGGAGTCGAATTTCATGATGAAAGTCCAAATGACGTTGAAGAACTTGGTTTAAAGATTAAGTTGCTTGAAGATGAACTTGTTAAGGCATTGGAAGTAAATAACACTTACAAAGTTCAACTTGATAGGTGAGTGTAAGAGGAAACACATTAGGCCTTCAAAACACATTAAGTATCATGTgtccggaaaaaaaaaaaaaaaaaaactcattaagTATCATTTGTCTTCTTACGGTAAACCTATTATGTACAAGTCATTTAACAGACATATACTATCACCCCCGCAGGTGCTTGTCTGAGGCTCGACACAATCATGCAGATGCTCATCGAAATTCAAAAGCTGAAGAAAGACACGAATACTCAAGGTCATCTCTAGAGACGGAACTGAAAGACATTCGCGAGCGCTACTTGCACATGAGCCTGAGATACGCGGAGGTAGAAGCTCAGCGCGAAGAACTTGTGATGAAACTCAAAGTAGCCAAGGGTGGCAAAAGGTGGTTTTGATGAATGACCATGACAACTCCATTGATGCCGTTTTCTTGAGTCTTCCACTCTCAGGTAGCTTTTTCGCGTAACTCTGTATATCacaatttttcttcttcatgaATATGCAAGTGAAGTGAGTGAGTAGAGGAGAATATACGTCGTAGCCAAAGGTCGAAAGTTTCACAAATTGTTAATTAGAAgtacaaattttaaataatatgatAGGTAGTAATCAACGTTTTGATAGTATTATATACCAGATTATTTGCctgcacattttttttttgcacaaacaatattattacaCTAAAGGGATGAGGAGTGGGCTAAAGCCTCACAATgaattagcaataatgtggttcaaattcgcttttggcaaTAATCGAGCccaagacatctcacttaccagtgaagaggaatatcactagaccatagtGGAAAATCAGTCTTGCAAAGTATGGCTAGGCATTAGGTAATATTCTTCCAATTAGAATATtgctcaaataaaaaaaataaaaaattgagcgatgcttttcttttttggaCCAAGTTGAGCATTAGTTCGCTTCttttagaaaggaaaataataTCTGCACTCTTTTTCTGCTTATTCACACCCctaattatttatgtattttaatttttctttgactAATTGGCAGCTAGGgtcaaatataattttttatttttttttgtggaaaagaaaaaaagaaaagcaaaaagaaaagggaagctTCATCCGCAAGGCATTACGCAAGCGATTGAAAgctttttaacattttttttttttgtggttgcTGGTGTCACTATGAGAGCATGAAATCTCACTCACATTCTCACACTACATGAAGCAAACAACATTCAAGAAAAAGGCCTACCGAACCTTACACATTTAAAACAAACGCATTACATCACCAAAGTGGTTGATatagataattttttttgggtgattgtgtagaaaattaataaaaagttaCAATATTAACCACAtattataatgtttatgttaaaTATAAATAGATCAATCATGTATTATAATacttaaatgcatttaaaataaacaaaaattacaaaatctgTCGCTAGAGCTGGCACCCACTTCAATTGACACCCTCATctcttatatttttatattttggaataAGTCAATGTCtgcttttgattttgttttagcATTTCATTTAGACGCTGGTTGCAGTGTCTGTTTTTCGATTTCGTTTTTTCCATCATTTGCACGCTTCACACCTCGCGTGGCTCTtgatttttacatttggattcaaacGCTACAATGCAGAGTTTGTTTCCTGGTTCTGTTTTTTTACACTTGGATTCAGACACTACGTTATAGTGTCTGATTcccatttttgttttttccattAGTCACGTGCCTCCTACGCTTCACATCTTGTGCAACTCCTcatttttacatttggattcacaCTACAAATGCAGTGTTTGATTCCACTAATGTTTATATGCGGAAAAACAAGTATTCTAACTTGATGATCCAAAGGCAcccgggggggggggtgttggTTGGAAAGTAGTCCAATTTATACAACATAGAAATATTTGGGATTAGGGTTGAGGTTAACAGAAAGGTTAAAGTTTCATCAGGCAATATAACCTTGCTCAACGGAAAGGTTAAAGTTTTGTCAGGCAAAGGTTTGATTTAGGGATTAGGGTTGAGGGTTAAAAGTTCGTTGGGCAAAATGAATGATTTTTTTGGGCAAAGGTGAAGGACATTTTTGCATATTTAATTCCTTCGATGGTTTTCACAGTCtgcaaaactaatttcaatgatccaatcgtcaaacttgtGGAATATAGTaggagatcgcatacgtaaaaaatcaccaaAAGCAAATTTTTAGGGATTAGTAACGAGAAGAAATCCTTAGATGATTAGAAATGTATCATCattatttaacggttattttagcttcgattgATGATcgtttacaactacactcctcgactctaaaaaaatacaatgaaaggacctgatcatcaatttaaattttacaaTAAATTACAAATTTGGAATTATTAGAAATTTTACAATAATTAGGAAATTTTACAAATATTATAAATGTTTAGAAAATATTAGAACTTTTTAGGAAATattagaaattttaaatttttttgcaaTATTTTCCACTGGTGTTGCCATCGCGCATTTCAAGCATAACGCACTACAAGATAAGGGATCATTTACGACAATTGCAATATGCGTGCGGGCGTCCAAGTCCACATGCGGTTGAGTGCACATATAGAGCCATCATCCGCACTAAGTGCCCTACGAAAGCCTCTAGGTGGAAAAAGCTTGCCCCCGAAGTGAAGGAGGCAATGATAGTAGTGCTCTCAATaagtgtgtgtgtttttttaatttaatattattagTGTATTTTTAAactaacacttttttttttttgtctatttcTGGACTATTTTGAGATTGACTTGGAAGAGCGGGGTATGTCCGACTACATAACTCGATATGGATTGTTCGTTTCAAGGAGTGGATGCACCAGATGCACAATTCTACGAGACTTTTGCATCTCACGATGGATCTCTGTTCCATCCACCCTAGATCATGTGGAAAGGATAGACGATTGGCACTGGCTCTGCGACCATTTTCAAAGCTTATAATCTATTTGATGGACGACTTTTGGACTGAAGCAGTTCGACATGAACTTAGAGACAATGCGTCATGGagaataatttaatatttttagttttaatatcATTGTACGAACATTTCagttttaatataattaaataactTTTTCATATTGTGATATCTTTTGAGATTAATATAATTACAACTAatcaatataaattaaatatatttattataaactaaaaaaatttaaacagtTTGCTCGTCGAAATATTTGTTGAGCATGTATTTGTCGggcaaattgttttttttttttaaatttttttattccatAAATACACCATTGACTGACAAAAATCTATTGTCGGGCAATATTCGTTGGTAATTGCGTCAACGCACTTTGCTCGACGTAAATTTTCATCGGTAATTGCATCGGGCAAACGAAAATGAAAATCTGTCGAGCAAAACTTCGTGCAACGAGCTTTAAGCTACGAACATTGCTCGACAAAGTTTATGGGGCAAACCTTATGCGACAAAAACTTTATTTGGCCTgatgaaattatttattttgtctGGAAAGGTTTTTTCCGGTGATTgtcaaattgaaattttatgATGTGTGCATATACAGGTGTTTTGCAAAAAGGAAACATGAAAGAGCAAGAATGAAAAAGGTGTCATGCATGGATATCAAATGCGGAGGCAAGGGTGGTGCCAATGGCATATCCTTTTGAAGATGCTGAATCTCCgtttctcactttttttttctacttttcCTTTAGCACTAAAAAGTCATCACTCCCTTTCATTGCCCTCATGATCTACCTAAAATTCCTATATAACAACCAATCTAACATTTCTGATCAAACCCTCTTTACTACAATTCATTGCAGTTCTAACCCATCATCTCATTCCCGGCCACCCCCGCCACGAATGGTAGCCAAATGCTTGAACTGAAGGGCATAGAGGGGGTGGCTTGGTCAGTTCGTATTTTGCTTGTTGGATTGGACGATGATGTTGGTTGTTTTAGTTAATTTCTGTTAGCTTTTCAAGCTAGTGTGTGTTTTTAATTACTTTCTCATTAGCCTTGGTTTCAGCTTACAAGGCAGCATAGGAGGAATAAGAACGTTGAAACTGGTTGAATCTACTTCTTGAAGGTTGGAAGATTCTTTAAAAGGGCAACTTCAATCCTTTGGCATTTTGGCTTCTGCAGCGTCTTTCTTCGCCTTCGTGTGTGTTCGTTCTCCAGAAAACTTGTTAGTGTGTAATATTTATCTGAGTTATGCAAAGATGGTGATAAGAAAAGGATTGTAGAATGTAAAAAGAATGAATGTTCTCCTTCTCTTTTGCAAAAATTGCAGAGAGGAATATATTTCTCTTAATAGAAAAATGAGCACACACACGTGCATTTCATAACCATTTTCGCCTTAGCTAGATCCACACACATCACATTTGATCTCAGCCACACATCTAGCTAACTTCTAGGATCACTACACATGGCTATTTTAGTCTTACATAATGGAGCCTCACACTTGTCATTCTATAAGATTAAGTGCATACACAATTAACATTAAGGGGCTTCTTATTTACTAATCAGATCATTACTTACAATTCTACACTCCCCTTTAAGTTTTGAGCTGATTTCACTCCAAGTTTATCCCTGAGATAGCAGAACCGATCCTTAGCCAATGACTTTGTGAAGATATTTGCTACTTGCTCATTTGTAGGACAGTAAACAAGATCAATGATTCCTTCCTATAAAGCATCCTTGATGAAGTGATATCTTCGATCAATATGCTTAATTTTCTGATGAAACACAAGGTTCTTTGTGATGGCAATTGCAACAATATTATCACACTGAAGTGGAGTAGCCTCAGTTTGAAATTCACCAAAGTCCTCTAATACAAATCTGAGCCAAATTGCTTGTGCAGTTGCCTCTGATGCACTAATATTCTCTTCTTCAGCAGTAGAGAGTGTACACAGTTTTGTTTGATTGAAGCCCAATAGAAAATCTCACTACCAAAAGAGAAAGCATACCCTGTGGTGCTTTTACTGTCATCAACTGAGCCACCCCAGTCACTATCATAGTAACCAATTAGAATTGCATTTCTTCCCTTCACATATTCCAAACCATAGTCAAGTGTTCCTTTAATATACGTGAGAACTCTTTTGGCAGTTCCATAGTGTTAGTTGGTGGGACAGTGCATGAATCTTGCAAGTAAAC includes the following:
- the LOC126599596 gene encoding intracellular protein transport protein USO1-like isoform X1, translating into MFRLHKNRPAKSGERVDFKFSHFKALQVPRGWDKLFVSIVSVETGKPIAKSSKAVVRNGNCQWTETLCESIWISQDESSKEMEDYFIKLVISMGSTRSGILGEVSVNMSDYISSTSSAPVSLPLKKCSFGTILQVKINCLTPRKKLSDEESKETSYHSEEVIEHGHDADSKSDGSNSSVVWSAGSSSRKDFGLISNPGEPGSRDSSFSAPGSHRSYDSAEGSIRRDNMSARSNLSVEGNHLIGRQDSTTSLISTTHGNFPADIRSLSNHSSFNSRVNGSGIQTQNSRKDFTESSLSTTDSSKNLLDAAEVTIEELHAEAKMWERNARKLMLDLDILRAEFSDQSKKQANIHVELSAAYAERDGLKKEVEHLHLLLENAMVKQTASEDLTSQDGGTPEIKKAFQDELNFQKESTANLSLQLERSQESNIELVSVLQELEETIEKQKVELENLSELQSTFGDMENLINLTTEENRNLKLQLQQLQESENKLQVVVQQLEQTVEEKNHEIENGSSLNEHSLLDIETEYKSKLLLKEHEIVKLKEKVSESLKERHSAEMDSITMSGSEADLISEIEDLKEKVNELERDCNELTEENLELLCKLRTAKKKSSGGYAPVELPASELLVDSFTSFESKVTENKPQLQNAEEKLNKKVLGEITNNNDASVQVLDGLKMELESKVKELGKELTEKMFEIEKLEVNLLTKEEEIGLLRGVQNELQAEVSNLQKEKIELEEQMEVVLREGDISSKCLNDLRNELMVLSRSVNSHVSTHKVLERKSSELEADKCELDLHLSEFQQENIQLSAHISALEAQQRCLTDEKEANQLELDNSQSYSLSLQDEISRLNIEMISDKVELKQKLKDLERQWSEAREECEFLKGANPKLQGTAESLIEECNSIQNSNDELRKQKLELHQLCSLLEAKLNQSQESFTNCSKRVEVLEKDLSLMLENVTSKEESLNSELDALLDENMKYKEKLTLEESLFNKMYLEKTIEVESLQEEVERLTKQFAATHEEREGPASDAVQEASRLRTEKEMLQSTLLEFQSKAIQMEDELNIMRTESEAKLQGLFAELADKQNQESTTADHEKLLKLLENYKSSEAKPKTNVNDLEPKLTVSDYERQQVVEESTNMKVEFEKLTRCQEEVLAFKNELDATKFEKEKLEALLDSISEECEDLKAEKSSFHEKISTLEKALFDLEDCQRNKVLLEEKFLQMEGDLTAKEALCAQYAELKNELNQIRRVNEQYQLEIQLLEDERSEFLRKSQALEQELKVTREEKKKHRDCSSPISSSSKGGTRVIPVGEDMKVPKNEMVRNSIHRRDFRRKPILKNGQVLGNATDQNYPYRNQHQREDDNGVEFHDESPNDVEELGLKIKLLEDELVKALEVNNTYKVQLDRCLSEARHNHADAHRNSKAEERHEYSRSSLETELKDIRERYLHMSLRYAEVEAQREELVMKLKVAKGGKRWF
- the LOC126599596 gene encoding intracellular protein transport protein USO1-like isoform X2, which encodes MFRLHKNRPAKSGERVDFKFSHFKALQVPRGWDKLFVSIVSVETGKPIAKSSKAVVRNGNCQWTETLCESIWISQDESSKEMEDYFIKLVISMGSTRSGILGEVSVNMSDYISSTSSAPVSLPLKKCSFGTILQVKINCLTPRKKLSDEESKETSYHSEEVIEHGHDADSKSDGSNSSVVWSAGSSSRKDFGLISNPGEPGSRDSSFSAPGSHRSYDSAEGSIRRDNMSARSNLSVEGNHLIGRQDSTTSLIRIQTQNSRKDFTESSLSTTDSSKNLLDAAEVTIEELHAEAKMWERNARKLMLDLDILRAEFSDQSKKQANIHVELSAAYAERDGLKKEVEHLHLLLENAMVKQTASEDLTSQDGGTPEIKKAFQDELNFQKESTANLSLQLERSQESNIELVSVLQELEETIEKQKVELENLSELQSTFGDMENLINLTTEENRNLKLQLQQLQESENKLQVVVQQLEQTVEEKNHEIENGSSLNEHSLLDIETEYKSKLLLKEHEIVKLKEKVSESLKERHSAEMDSITMSGSEADLISEIEDLKEKVNELERDCNELTEENLELLCKLRTAKKKSSGGYAPVELPASELLVDSFTSFESKVTENKPQLQNAEEKLNKKVLGEITNNNDASVQVLDGLKMELESKVKELGKELTEKMFEIEKLEVNLLTKEEEIGLLRGVQNELQAEVSNLQKEKIELEEQMEVVLREGDISSKCLNDLRNELMVLSRSVNSHVSTHKVLERKSSELEADKCELDLHLSEFQQENIQLSAHISALEAQQRCLTDEKEANQLELDNSQSYSLSLQDEISRLNIEMISDKVELKQKLKDLERQWSEAREECEFLKGANPKLQGTAESLIEECNSIQNSNDELRKQKLELHQLCSLLEAKLNQSQESFTNCSKRVEVLEKDLSLMLENVTSKEESLNSELDALLDENMKYKEKLTLEESLFNKMYLEKTIEVESLQEEVERLTKQFAATHEEREGPASDAVQEASRLRTEKEMLQSTLLEFQSKAIQMEDELNIMRTESEAKLQGLFAELADKQNQESTTADHEKLLKLLENYKSSEAKPKTNVNDLEPKLTVSDYERQQVVEESTNMKVEFEKLTRCQEEVLAFKNELDATKFEKEKLEALLDSISEECEDLKAEKSSFHEKISTLEKALFDLEDCQRNKVLLEEKFLQMEGDLTAKEALCAQYAELKNELNQIRRVNEQYQLEIQLLEDERSEFLRKSQALEQELKVTREEKKKHRDCSSPISSSSKGGTRVIPVGEDMKVPKNEMVRNSIHRRDFRRKPILKNGQVLGNATDQNYPYRNQHQREDDNGVEFHDESPNDVEELGLKIKLLEDELVKALEVNNTYKVQLDRCLSEARHNHADAHRNSKAEERHEYSRSSLETELKDIRERYLHMSLRYAEVEAQREELVMKLKVAKGGKRWF